In Melioribacteraceae bacterium 4301-Me, a genomic segment contains:
- a CDS encoding ABC transporter permease encodes MKKSIENIKEIVLREFKRITEQKTIYVLSIITSLIIFFLYALIYKNELVRELPVGICDLDYSMLSRKITESVESTSSMKIMHYFTSVEEIKQSMRQGKIVAAFYIPKGLENKIKKGENSTVVIYINASNLIVSNIIYKDGLTILRTISGGILLKKLEAKKLSKESAINLINPIRLDTNSLYNPNYSYLSYLVPGLIAFSLQIIIIITAAVSIGSEFTDNSFEKLLKIPDNNLSAILIGKSLPLILIHTVNVFLILGIIFPLLNIPIHGNVLLVALFIIYYIISCVMLGLLISSIFHNQLLATEFAVFINTPAFILSGFTFPIWAMPLIPRVLAQLMPFTHFLNGFLKLYLMDTPIATVIPEIGILTLFTIGSFLLSILILKYKIKKL; translated from the coding sequence ATGAAAAAGTCTATTGAAAACATTAAAGAAATTGTACTAAGAGAGTTCAAAAGAATCACTGAACAGAAAACTATATATGTCTTATCCATAATAACATCATTAATTATTTTCTTTCTTTATGCTTTAATATACAAGAATGAACTTGTAAGGGAACTGCCAGTGGGAATATGCGATTTAGATTATAGTATGCTTTCTAGAAAAATTACTGAATCAGTCGAAAGCACTTCTTCTATGAAGATTATGCATTACTTTACTTCAGTAGAAGAAATTAAACAAAGTATGAGACAAGGAAAAATTGTAGCTGCATTCTACATACCTAAAGGGCTTGAAAATAAAATTAAAAAAGGCGAAAACTCCACTGTTGTTATTTATATTAATGCATCTAACTTAATTGTAAGTAATATAATTTATAAAGATGGACTAACTATACTAAGAACAATTTCGGGTGGAATATTATTAAAAAAATTAGAGGCAAAAAAACTTAGCAAGGAAAGTGCTATTAATTTAATTAACCCAATTAGGCTTGATACAAATTCATTATATAACCCAAATTACAGTTACCTCAGCTATTTAGTCCCAGGTTTAATTGCATTTAGTTTACAAATAATAATAATAATTACTGCAGCTGTAAGTATTGGTTCAGAATTCACAGATAATTCTTTCGAGAAACTATTAAAAATCCCAGACAATAATTTATCTGCAATTTTAATAGGCAAATCTTTACCGCTTATATTAATTCACACAGTAAACGTATTTTTAATTTTAGGTATCATTTTCCCTTTACTCAATATACCAATTCATGGAAATGTTCTTCTCGTAGCTTTATTTATTATTTACTACATTATTTCATGTGTGATGCTTGGTCTGTTGATTTCTTCTATTTTTCACAATCAACTTTTGGCAACAGAATTTGCTGTTTTTATAAATACCCCTGCATTTATACTAAGTGGATTTACTTTCCCGATTTGGGCTATGCCTTTAATACCAAGAGTATTAGCTCAATTAATGCCTTTTACTCACTTTCTAAATGGATTTTTAAAACTTTATTTGATGGATACACCTATTGCAACTGTTATTCCTGAAATCGGAATTCTTACCTTGTTTACAATAGGTTCATTCTTGCTATCTATTCTGATACTTAAATACAAAATCAAAAAATTATGA
- a CDS encoding HlyD family secretion protein translates to MKLTKGKIVVSIPIFIMLISLIFLIASVFTSNEEVLTGIVETTEIDVASKIPGRIDTIYVNEGEHIDKGSVLASLESKEMDAKVEQAKGAMEAAKAKLQMAKNGARPEEKIAVEQLYIQAKEQFNYVEKTWIRFKKLFKDSVITKQEMDEMQFKYNSAKAQMEAAKAKYEMVMKGARPEEIDAAESLYHQAENAFNEACAYKDELIIKSPIDGEVSKIIANTGEVINSGYPIFTILDLRNSYVVLQVREDKMDTIKMGKIFKGFVPALNNSEYEFEVTYISPMADFATWKPTNQKGEFDLKTFEIHLRSKSPINNLRPGMTVNIKM, encoded by the coding sequence ATGAAATTGACTAAAGGAAAAATAGTTGTATCAATACCAATCTTTATAATGCTCATCTCTTTAATATTTTTAATCGCTTCTGTATTCACCTCTAATGAAGAAGTTTTAACGGGGATAGTTGAGACAACCGAAATTGACGTAGCCTCTAAAATCCCAGGTAGAATTGATACTATATATGTCAACGAGGGTGAGCACATCGACAAGGGATCAGTTTTAGCAAGTTTAGAAAGCAAAGAAATGGATGCAAAAGTAGAACAAGCAAAAGGAGCGATGGAAGCAGCAAAAGCAAAACTACAAATGGCTAAAAACGGTGCTCGTCCAGAAGAAAAAATAGCTGTTGAACAATTATACATTCAAGCAAAAGAACAATTTAATTATGTCGAAAAAACTTGGATAAGATTTAAGAAACTTTTCAAAGATTCTGTAATAACAAAACAAGAAATGGATGAAATGCAATTCAAATACAACTCTGCTAAAGCACAGATGGAAGCAGCAAAAGCAAAATACGAGATGGTAATGAAAGGAGCTAGACCAGAAGAAATTGATGCAGCAGAGTCTTTATATCATCAAGCAGAAAATGCTTTCAACGAAGCATGTGCTTATAAAGATGAACTAATTATCAAATCACCTATTGATGGAGAAGTAAGTAAAATTATTGCAAATACTGGTGAAGTAATAAACAGTGGTTACCCAATTTTTACAATTCTGGATTTAAGAAATTCCTACGTGGTTCTTCAAGTACGAGAAGATAAAATGGACACAATCAAAATGGGAAAAATCTTTAAAGGATTTGTCCCTGCACTCAATAATTCTGAATATGAATTTGAAGTTACGTACATCTCCCCTATGGCAGATTTTGCAACTTGGAAACCTACAAATCAAAAAGGTGAGTTTGATTTGAAAACTTTTGAAATACATCTGAGAAGCAAATCACCAATAAACAACTTAAGGCCAGGTATGACAGTAAATATTAAAATGTAA
- a CDS encoding ABC transporter permease: MKERIKNIITVFKREIKVISKDVNLIAVLLLAPIFYSFFYSSIYSNKTEENVRIVVVDMDNSSITKELIRNFDAHQKIKVYEVVSDFSNGVKEINTGNAQAMIFFPKNFEKNLKSGKGADLKLYLNSSRFLVSNDINKAINETIAYAGAEIRLKYFLSNSYSYEQAKELIEPIHGEIHPMFSFTETYGDFLIPAILILIIHQTLLIGLSESIAKERELGTLSELFYLTKGNVTDAIHGKGLFYFILYLSYSLFFLTINFKVFSINILGSWFALSLTVVLLIASVIYISIFISSFFKKKIISLQFLTLTSYPVFLISGYSWPIQSMPIYIKVIAYLIPITPFYNAYIRIIRMGASFSDVYLQVIHLLALTILGFAVASIRMKTLFSNVR; this comes from the coding sequence ATGAAAGAAAGAATAAAAAATATTATCACTGTCTTTAAAAGAGAAATCAAAGTAATCTCAAAAGATGTGAATTTAATCGCCGTCTTATTATTGGCACCTATCTTCTATTCATTTTTTTACAGCTCCATTTATTCTAATAAGACTGAAGAAAACGTAAGAATAGTTGTAGTTGACATGGATAATTCATCAATTACAAAAGAATTGATAAGAAATTTTGATGCTCACCAAAAAATAAAAGTATATGAAGTAGTGTCAGATTTTTCCAATGGAGTTAAAGAAATTAACACAGGAAATGCTCAGGCTATGATTTTTTTCCCAAAAAATTTTGAAAAGAATCTCAAAAGTGGTAAAGGCGCTGACTTGAAGTTATATCTTAATTCAAGTCGCTTTTTAGTCTCTAATGATATTAACAAAGCCATTAATGAAACAATTGCGTATGCAGGTGCTGAAATTCGACTAAAATATTTTTTATCTAATAGCTATTCGTACGAGCAAGCTAAAGAATTAATAGAGCCCATACATGGAGAAATACATCCCATGTTCAGTTTTACTGAAACTTATGGTGATTTTTTAATACCTGCTATATTAATCTTAATTATACATCAAACGCTGCTTATAGGACTATCGGAAAGCATTGCTAAGGAAAGAGAATTAGGTACTTTAAGCGAGTTATTTTATTTGACAAAAGGGAATGTAACTGATGCAATTCACGGTAAGGGATTATTCTATTTTATTCTTTATCTAAGTTATTCACTTTTTTTTCTCACTATTAACTTTAAGGTATTCTCTATAAATATATTAGGCAGTTGGTTCGCACTGTCATTGACAGTAGTTTTACTTATAGCTTCTGTGATTTACATAAGTATTTTTATCTCTTCCTTTTTTAAGAAAAAGATAATCTCATTACAATTTTTAACATTAACATCGTATCCCGTTTTTTTAATTTCTGGGTACAGTTGGCCAATCCAATCAATGCCAATTTACATAAAAGTAATAGCATATTTAATTCCCATTACACCTTTCTACAATGCATATATAAGAATAATTAGAATGGGTGCAAGTTTTTCTGATGTATATCTACAAGTTATCCATCTTTTAGCATTAACAATACTTGGATTTGCTGTTGCAAGCATTAGAATGAAAACACTTTTTAGTAATGTGAGATGA